Proteins from a genomic interval of Quercus lobata isolate SW786 chromosome 11, ValleyOak3.0 Primary Assembly, whole genome shotgun sequence:
- the LOC115968080 gene encoding uncharacterized protein LOC115968080, with amino-acid sequence MDQATTGELLHFHLTTYKDDESSTSVTRSDILEECVRAFKSTPRSAWKMGLDLRGIFEKLCAAWGGGSEDERREEDSGFQIPVAISPVSMDTEKGSCSSVPVCSPSSVAHSRVSQWSSKAKNRFWAFQCFLLWPKDFPARKPHVISLLLMSPSLEPKKKDPKNVNMQTQKSGLLGLLRGVACNCL; translated from the exons ATGGATCAAGCTACCACTGGAGAACTTCTGCATTTTCATCTCACCACATATAAGGATGATGAAAGCTCCACTTCAGTCACGAGATCGGACATCCTTGAGGAGTGTGTGCGAGCCTTCAAGTCCACTCCAAGATCTGCCTGGAAAATGGGTTTGGATCTAAG GGGGATTTTTGAGAAGCTCTGTGCTGCTTGGGGAGGCGGGTCGGAGGAcgaaagaagagaggaagatTCCGGCTTCCAGATTCCAGTGGCTATCAGTCCGGTGAGCATGGATACGGAGAAAGGCAGCTGTTCTTCTGTGCCGGTTTGCTCACCCTCCTCTGTTGCGCACTCACGGGTTTCCCAATGGTCCTCTAAGGCCAAAAATCGGTTTTGGGCTTTCCAATGTTTCCTGCTCTGGCCCAAGGACTTCCCAGCCCGAAAACCACATGTAatatctctccttttaatgagCCCATCACTAGAGCCCAAGAAAAAAGACCCCAAAAATGTTAATATGCAAACTCAGAAATCTGGGCTGTTGGGTTTATTGAGGGGAGTGGCGTGTAATTGTTTGTGA